A single genomic interval of Demequina sp. NBRC 110054 harbors:
- a CDS encoding zinc-ribbon domain-containing protein has translation MKIPGTRSLAERWPELAKEFDVERNAPLTAADVSARSFRRVWWSSETCGHSWQDSPRGRTGRMPRDCQLCGGGDTPFVVDDPNARVRFDNAHRAFGGTGV, from the coding sequence ATGAAGATCCCGGGAACGCGCTCACTCGCGGAGCGCTGGCCCGAGCTGGCCAAGGAGTTCGACGTGGAGCGCAACGCTCCGCTCACCGCCGCGGACGTGTCCGCGAGGTCGTTCCGCAGGGTGTGGTGGTCGTCTGAGACGTGCGGCCACTCGTGGCAGGACTCACCTCGGGGGAGGACCGGCCGCATGCCTCGCGATTGCCAGCTGTGCGGCGGAGGCGACACGCCTTTCGTGGTCGACGACCCGAACGCGCGCGTGAGGTTCGACAACGCGCACCGCGCTTTCGGCGGCACGGGTGTGTGA
- a CDS encoding benzoate/H(+) symporter BenE family transporter, with the protein MEHARRHTIAMGLVTALVGFASSFAVVLAGLRNAGATPDQAASGLAALCIVQALGMLWLTWRHRTPLTLAWSTPGAALLASQGAADGGWPAAIGAFLLVGALIVATGLIRPLGRLIGRIPTSIAQAMLAGILLPLCLAPFTALTGQPWLVGALIVVWVVMQRFAPRWATPLAFGLAVAIMITSTATDGGVPVAAPVLTWTSPSLTWGAILGIALPLYVVTMASQNVPGAAVLKAAGYEAPWKETMVVTGVGTIAGAGFGGHAINLAAITAALPASPESHPDPRRRWIATATAGWAYLGIAAIAATLTALVEAAPAGLLEAVAGLALLGTFASSVSGAFAVPDDRIPAAITLLLGASGVALAGIGSAFWALLVGLGLRWMMTRREPSTSGKEAAESVATRP; encoded by the coding sequence ATGGAACACGCGCGTCGGCACACCATCGCGATGGGGCTCGTGACGGCCCTCGTCGGCTTCGCCAGCTCGTTCGCGGTCGTCCTCGCGGGTCTGCGCAATGCGGGCGCGACCCCGGACCAGGCCGCGTCGGGACTGGCCGCCCTCTGCATCGTCCAGGCGCTCGGGATGCTGTGGCTCACCTGGCGGCATCGCACCCCCCTCACGCTCGCGTGGTCCACTCCGGGTGCGGCCCTGCTCGCGAGCCAGGGCGCGGCCGATGGCGGCTGGCCCGCCGCGATCGGCGCTTTCCTCCTCGTCGGCGCGCTCATCGTCGCCACTGGGCTCATCCGCCCGCTCGGCCGCCTCATCGGGCGCATCCCCACCTCGATCGCTCAGGCGATGCTCGCCGGCATCCTGCTCCCGCTGTGCCTCGCACCCTTCACCGCGCTCACCGGGCAGCCATGGCTCGTGGGCGCGCTCATCGTCGTATGGGTGGTCATGCAGCGGTTCGCGCCGCGCTGGGCCACACCGCTCGCGTTCGGCCTCGCGGTGGCGATCATGATCACCTCCACGGCGACCGACGGGGGCGTGCCGGTCGCGGCACCCGTGCTGACGTGGACCAGCCCCTCGCTCACCTGGGGGGCGATCCTCGGCATCGCGCTCCCGCTGTACGTCGTGACGATGGCATCCCAGAACGTCCCCGGCGCCGCCGTGCTCAAGGCGGCCGGCTACGAGGCCCCCTGGAAGGAGACGATGGTCGTCACGGGTGTCGGCACGATCGCCGGGGCAGGATTCGGCGGCCACGCGATCAACCTCGCGGCGATCACCGCGGCCCTTCCCGCCTCCCCCGAGTCTCATCCTGACCCGCGGCGTCGCTGGATCGCGACCGCGACGGCGGGCTGGGCCTACCTGGGCATCGCCGCGATCGCGGCAACGCTCACCGCGCTCGTCGAGGCCGCCCCGGCAGGGCTGCTCGAGGCCGTGGCGGGCCTCGCGCTGCTCGGCACCTTCGCCTCCTCGGTCTCGGGCGCGTTCGCCGTCCCCGACGACCGGATCCCCGCAGCGATCACCCTGCTTCTCGGCGCGTCAGGAGTCGCCCTCGCGGGCATCGGGTCGGCCTTCTGGGCGCTGCTGGTCGGGCTCGGGCTGCGCTGGATGATGACTCGCCGCGAGCCCTCTACCTCCGGGAAGGAAGCAGCGGAGTCCGTCGCTACTCGACCGTGA
- a CDS encoding helix-turn-helix domain-containing protein, giving the protein MTSDDVAPVVGDRLRAIRASRGLSLGALAAAAGIGKGSLSEIERGSRNPNLSTLYSLANALDLPLAWLLAERPGAELGAPGIDTTLLGTTGTEDDSVEVYTLRLTPGTVHRSSAHGSHVVEHLVVTRGVARVGRVGEEAEVPAGEHYAWTSDTEHTYEAVGAPAEAVLVIRRVPD; this is encoded by the coding sequence ATGACCTCCGACGATGTGGCGCCAGTCGTCGGCGACCGGCTCCGTGCGATCAGGGCCTCGAGGGGGCTCTCGCTCGGGGCGCTCGCCGCAGCGGCCGGCATCGGCAAGGGCTCGCTGTCGGAGATCGAGCGAGGGAGTCGCAATCCCAACCTGTCGACCCTGTACTCGCTCGCGAACGCCCTGGACCTGCCGCTCGCGTGGCTGCTCGCCGAGCGCCCCGGCGCCGAGCTCGGGGCGCCCGGAATCGACACCACGCTGCTCGGCACCACCGGTACGGAGGACGATTCCGTCGAGGTCTACACGCTGCGCCTCACCCCGGGGACGGTCCACCGCTCATCCGCGCATGGGTCGCATGTGGTCGAGCACCTGGTCGTGACCCGGGGCGTGGCGCGCGTCGGCCGAGTTGGCGAGGAGGCCGAGGTGCCGGCGGGGGAGCACTACGCGTGGACGTCCGACACCGAGCACACCTACGAGGCCGTGGGCGCCCCAGCCGAGGCCGTGCTCGTGATCAGGCGCGTTCCCGACTGA
- a CDS encoding ABC transporter permease has protein sequence MQLGPATRAVLGIVTTVTLALIYLPLFVVLLNSFSTSESLSWPPPGFTLEWWGRALQSTGALEALGTSVAVALAASAIALVLGTLAAMALSRYEFFGKEAVNLLIVLPIALPGIVTGIALNNAFRTMMGVQLSVWTLIIAHATFCIVTVYNNAFARLNAAGTRLEDASMDLGAGLFTTFRLVTFPRLKSALVAGGLLAFALSFDEIIVTTFTAGNGVTTLPLWILQNMFRPSQAPVVAVIAVILVVVSVVPIAIAQRLTAKDAATVSR, from the coding sequence ATGCAGCTCGGACCCGCCACTCGCGCAGTGCTCGGCATCGTCACGACGGTGACGCTCGCGCTCATCTACCTTCCGCTGTTCGTGGTGCTGCTCAACTCGTTCAGCACGTCGGAGAGCCTGTCGTGGCCGCCGCCGGGCTTCACCCTGGAGTGGTGGGGTCGCGCGCTGCAGAGCACGGGCGCGCTCGAGGCGCTCGGCACCTCGGTCGCGGTCGCCCTCGCCGCGTCGGCGATCGCGCTCGTGCTCGGCACGCTCGCGGCGATGGCGCTGTCCCGCTACGAGTTCTTCGGCAAGGAGGCCGTGAACCTCCTCATCGTGCTGCCGATCGCACTTCCCGGCATCGTCACAGGCATCGCGCTCAACAACGCGTTCCGCACGATGATGGGAGTCCAACTGTCCGTGTGGACGCTGATCATCGCGCACGCGACGTTCTGCATCGTCACGGTCTACAACAACGCGTTCGCCCGACTGAACGCCGCCGGCACTCGGCTCGAGGACGCCTCGATGGACCTCGGCGCGGGCCTGTTCACGACGTTCCGCCTCGTGACCTTCCCCCGGCTCAAGTCGGCGCTCGTCGCTGGCGGGCTGCTCGCCTTCGCGCTCAGCTTCGACGAGATCATCGTGACGACGTTCACCGCGGGCAACGGGGTCACCACGCTGCCGCTGTGGATCCTGCAGAACATGTTCCGCCCGTCGCAGGCGCCCGTGGTCGCGGTGATCGCCGTGATCCTCGTCGTCGTGTCGGTGGTGCCGATCGCGATCGCGCAGCGGCTCACAGCGAAGGACGCCGCGACAGTGTCGAGGTAG
- a CDS encoding ABC transporter permease, protein MTTHRASAFLAPRRRLQVAGLLTAPVAWLGLVYVVALAALLITAFWTVDGLTGQVQIQWTTDNVVEVFTEALYRTVTLRTLGIAAAVTVIDVLIAIPVAFFMAKVAGPRARHLLVIAVLAPLWASYLVKVYAWRALLSADGLIGWAGAPFGLDTPGYGITGVILTLSYLWLPYVIMPIYAGFDRVPDRLLEASADLGARGGITLMAVVLPMIRPAIIAGSIFAFCLSLGDYITVGIVGGTTQMLGNLVYTNVGAANNLPLAAAISLIPIGIIFVYLAAVRRTGALRSL, encoded by the coding sequence ATGACCACCCACCGCGCCTCAGCGTTTCTCGCCCCCCGCCGCCGCCTCCAGGTGGCCGGGCTGCTCACCGCCCCGGTGGCGTGGCTCGGGCTCGTCTACGTGGTCGCGCTCGCCGCGCTGCTCATCACCGCCTTCTGGACGGTCGACGGGCTCACGGGTCAGGTCCAGATCCAATGGACGACGGACAACGTCGTCGAGGTCTTCACCGAGGCGCTGTACCGGACCGTGACGCTCCGCACGCTCGGCATCGCCGCTGCGGTCACCGTCATCGATGTGCTCATCGCGATCCCCGTCGCGTTCTTCATGGCGAAGGTCGCCGGACCTCGCGCGCGGCATCTGCTGGTGATCGCGGTGCTCGCCCCGCTGTGGGCGTCGTACCTGGTCAAGGTCTACGCGTGGCGCGCGCTGCTGTCGGCCGACGGTCTCATCGGCTGGGCGGGCGCCCCGTTCGGCCTGGACACCCCCGGCTACGGCATCACCGGCGTCATCCTCACGCTGTCGTATCTGTGGCTGCCGTACGTGATCATGCCGATCTACGCGGGCTTCGACCGCGTCCCCGACCGCCTGCTCGAGGCGTCGGCGGACCTGGGCGCGCGTGGCGGCATCACCCTCATGGCCGTCGTACTGCCCATGATCAGGCCCGCCATCATCGCCGGTTCGATCTTCGCCTTCTGCCTGAGCCTCGGCGACTACATCACCGTCGGGATCGTCGGCGGCACGACCCAGATGCTCGGCAACCTCGTCTACACGAACGTCGGTGCGGCGAACAACCTGCCGCTCGCCGCCGCGATCTCCCTCATCCCGATCGGGATCATCTTCGTCTACCTTGCCGCGGTCCGCCGGACCGGGGCGCTCAGGAGCCTGTGA
- a CDS encoding extracellular solute-binding protein, translating to MLKPTARMSLRAGVASVAVASLAACGTASSGSDTEAATEIGDAEGTVSILAWPGYVEDGSNDPTVDWVSDFEEATSCEVVSKTYGTSDEAYQLMQSGGYDVVAASGDLTLRLIAADLVSAVNTDLLENYEGIFDFLKDKEWNSVDGVSYGVPHGYGANLLMYNTEVVDPAPTSWDVVFDSASDYAGAVTAYDSPIYIADAAVYLMTHEPDLGITNPYALDEDQFAAAVDLLKLQKESVGEYWSDYLKEIQAFESGDSVVGTTWQVIQNSISTGNTEVVLPEEGATGWSDTWMIASEAESPNCAYMWLDYIASPEANATATAYFGEAPSSEAACDFRDDCEAYHAGDEEYASQIWYWTTPVAECVDGREDVECVDYAEWTKAWQEIKG from the coding sequence GTGTTGAAGCCAACCGCCCGCATGTCCCTTCGAGCCGGCGTCGCGTCGGTCGCAGTCGCCTCCCTGGCGGCGTGCGGCACCGCGAGCTCCGGATCCGACACCGAGGCCGCCACCGAGATCGGTGACGCCGAGGGCACCGTCTCCATCCTCGCGTGGCCCGGCTACGTCGAGGACGGCTCCAACGACCCGACGGTCGACTGGGTCTCCGACTTCGAGGAGGCCACGAGCTGCGAGGTCGTCTCGAAGACCTACGGCACCTCCGATGAGGCCTACCAGCTCATGCAGAGCGGCGGCTACGACGTCGTCGCCGCGTCGGGCGACCTCACGCTGCGCCTCATCGCCGCCGACCTGGTCTCCGCGGTCAACACCGACCTGCTCGAGAACTACGAGGGCATCTTCGACTTCCTCAAGGACAAGGAGTGGAACTCGGTCGACGGCGTCTCGTACGGAGTCCCCCACGGCTACGGCGCCAACCTGCTGATGTACAACACGGAGGTCGTGGACCCCGCGCCGACGTCGTGGGACGTCGTGTTCGACAGCGCCTCCGACTACGCGGGCGCCGTCACCGCCTACGACTCGCCGATCTACATCGCCGACGCGGCCGTCTACCTCATGACCCACGAGCCGGACCTCGGCATCACGAACCCCTACGCGCTCGACGAGGACCAGTTCGCCGCGGCCGTGGACCTGCTCAAGCTGCAGAAGGAGAGCGTCGGCGAGTACTGGTCCGACTACCTCAAGGAGATCCAGGCCTTCGAGTCCGGCGACTCCGTGGTCGGCACCACGTGGCAGGTCATCCAGAACTCGATCTCGACCGGCAACACCGAGGTCGTCCTGCCCGAGGAGGGCGCGACCGGCTGGTCCGACACGTGGATGATCGCGTCCGAGGCAGAGAGCCCCAACTGCGCGTACATGTGGCTCGACTACATCGCGAGCCCCGAGGCCAACGCCACGGCGACCGCCTACTTCGGCGAGGCCCCGTCCTCCGAGGCGGCGTGCGATTTCCGCGACGACTGCGAGGCGTACCACGCGGGTGACGAGGAGTACGCGTCGCAGATCTGGTACTGGACCACCCCCGTGGCCGAGTGCGTCGACGGCCGCGAGGACGTCGAGTGCGTCGACTACGCCGAGTGGACCAAGGCCTGGCAGGAGATCAAGGGCTGA
- a CDS encoding ABC transporter ATP-binding protein: protein MPTAIRLRGLHKRFGDTIAVADLDLDIEAGEFFSMLGPSGSGKTTVLRAIAGFEQPTSGTVELFGKDVTALPPFSRPVNTVFQDYALFPHMSVIANVEYGLRVAGMPRGARRSRAEEALAAVQLAGLEDRQPHELSGGQRQRVALARAIVLRPDALLLDEPLGALDLKLREQMQVELKQLQRSLGITFVFVTHDQDEALTLSDRVAVFDAGRVVQLGTPREVYDRPASSFVASFVGSSTLLEPRVAEAFGLEAQLMAVRPERVALGGADGVPGTIAEVIYTGPEHRIVVDLEGLGTRITALEPNVGARGARARGDRVTVSIAPADATSLETSASS from the coding sequence ATGCCCACTGCTATCCGATTGCGCGGACTTCACAAGAGGTTCGGCGACACCATCGCCGTCGCGGACCTGGATCTCGACATCGAGGCCGGCGAGTTCTTCTCGATGCTTGGCCCCTCGGGATCGGGCAAGACCACCGTGCTGAGGGCGATCGCGGGCTTCGAGCAGCCGACGAGCGGCACCGTCGAGCTCTTCGGCAAGGACGTCACCGCCCTTCCGCCCTTCTCCCGACCGGTGAACACGGTCTTCCAGGACTACGCCCTGTTCCCCCACATGAGCGTGATCGCGAACGTCGAGTACGGGCTGCGCGTGGCCGGCATGCCCCGAGGCGCGCGCCGCTCGCGTGCCGAGGAGGCCCTCGCAGCGGTCCAGCTCGCAGGACTCGAGGACCGCCAGCCCCACGAGCTGTCGGGCGGCCAGCGCCAGCGCGTCGCGCTCGCCCGCGCGATCGTGCTGCGGCCCGACGCGCTGCTCCTCGACGAGCCGCTCGGCGCGCTCGACCTCAAGCTCCGCGAGCAGATGCAGGTCGAGCTCAAACAGCTCCAGCGCTCGCTCGGGATCACCTTCGTCTTCGTCACCCACGATCAGGACGAGGCGCTGACCCTGAGCGACCGCGTCGCCGTGTTCGACGCGGGTCGCGTCGTGCAGCTCGGCACCCCGCGCGAGGTCTACGACCGTCCCGCGAGCAGCTTCGTCGCCTCGTTCGTGGGGTCGTCGACCCTGCTCGAGCCCCGCGTCGCCGAGGCCTTCGGCCTCGAGGCCCAGCTCATGGCGGTGCGGCCGGAGCGAGTGGCGCTCGGCGGCGCCGACGGCGTCCCCGGCACGATCGCCGAGGTGATCTACACGGGCCCCGAGCACCGCATCGTGGTCGATCTCGAGGGCCTGGGCACACGGATCACCGCGCTCGAGCCGAACGTCGGGGCCCGAGGCGCGCGTGCGCGCGGCGACCGCGTCACCGTCTCGATCGCCCCTGCCGACGCGACCTCCCTCGAGACCTCCGCATCGTCCTGA
- a CDS encoding FadR/GntR family transcriptional regulator, with product MASMGAGAAREATRAAIFAPLDTAGRAEVVAQRLADAIQLGLLERGERLPTEQELGRRFGVATVTAREALESLRTDRLIETRRGRSGGSFVTGTGDDARAALVARLAEISRVELRDMGLHYSLIASGAAERAAMFATPGDVDTLALLVEDGASASGVAARRAENGIRLEVAALSRSARLVSEQVRLQSEFGPLLWIALQEGDVVRGNAERHRRLVQALGEGEAAQARAIVLEQVDWLVTRLLAVREEVER from the coding sequence ATGGCGAGCATGGGTGCGGGCGCGGCGCGGGAGGCGACGCGCGCCGCGATCTTCGCGCCGCTCGACACGGCTGGCCGCGCCGAGGTCGTTGCGCAGCGCCTCGCCGATGCGATCCAGCTCGGGCTGCTCGAGCGGGGTGAGCGCCTTCCCACCGAGCAGGAGCTCGGGCGCCGCTTCGGGGTCGCCACGGTGACCGCGCGCGAGGCCCTCGAGTCGCTCAGGACTGACCGCCTCATCGAGACGCGTCGAGGGCGTTCGGGCGGCAGCTTCGTCACGGGGACCGGGGACGATGCGCGGGCGGCTCTGGTCGCTCGCCTCGCCGAGATCTCTCGCGTCGAGCTGCGTGACATGGGACTGCACTACTCGCTCATCGCGAGCGGCGCCGCCGAGAGGGCCGCGATGTTCGCGACGCCGGGCGACGTCGACACGCTCGCCCTGCTGGTCGAGGACGGTGCTTCTGCCAGCGGCGTCGCCGCGCGTCGGGCGGAGAATGGGATCCGGCTCGAGGTCGCCGCGCTGTCGCGATCGGCGCGCCTGGTGTCCGAGCAGGTGCGGCTCCAGTCGGAGTTCGGCCCGCTCCTGTGGATCGCGCTTCAGGAGGGTGACGTCGTGCGCGGCAACGCTGAGCGCCACCGCCGGCTGGTCCAGGCGCTCGGCGAGGGAGAGGCTGCCCAGGCAAGAGCGATCGTGCTCGAGCAGGTCGATTGGCTCGTCACTCGACTGCTCGCCGTGCGCGAGGAGGTCGAGCGGTGA
- a CDS encoding cache domain-containing protein: MIAAGIREIAAVLGTSLAPVFAQVNDWRLRLEAAFAEGVGSSGEIDEIVQWLVAAALAESGPTLGAGFVAAPGFLEETPWHMAWWLSAANGAGLAGRPGTLRRLEAVENPADEAFLDYTRLEWWRGAVKLRDAYLTGPYIDYLCTDELTLTLTVPVKVDGAIAGVVGADLSVARLERLTDGVLSRSSVPAVLGTAAGRVVAATDMALEPGMPASRYGRVGGWHPVPGCGGTLSVARAS, translated from the coding sequence GTGATCGCGGCGGGAATCCGCGAGATCGCGGCGGTGCTCGGCACCTCCCTCGCCCCGGTCTTCGCGCAGGTGAACGACTGGCGCCTGCGCCTCGAGGCGGCCTTCGCAGAAGGCGTGGGATCCTCCGGCGAGATCGACGAGATCGTGCAGTGGCTCGTGGCCGCCGCGCTCGCGGAGTCGGGCCCCACGCTCGGCGCGGGATTCGTCGCGGCCCCGGGCTTCCTTGAGGAGACCCCCTGGCACATGGCTTGGTGGCTCAGCGCGGCGAACGGTGCGGGCCTCGCAGGGAGACCAGGCACGCTGCGGCGGCTCGAGGCCGTCGAGAACCCGGCAGACGAGGCATTCCTCGACTACACCAGACTCGAATGGTGGCGCGGCGCCGTCAAGCTCCGCGACGCGTACCTGACGGGCCCCTACATCGACTATCTGTGCACCGACGAGCTCACGCTCACGCTCACCGTGCCCGTCAAGGTGGACGGCGCGATCGCGGGAGTCGTCGGCGCCGACCTCTCGGTCGCGCGGCTCGAGCGGCTGACCGACGGCGTCCTCAGCCGGTCCTCGGTGCCCGCCGTGCTCGGTACCGCCGCCGGCCGCGTCGTCGCCGCGACAGACATGGCGCTCGAGCCCGGCATGCCCGCGAGCCGGTATGGGAGGGTCGGCGGCTGGCATCCGGTTCCTGGCTGCGGCGGAACCCTCTCGGTGGCGCGCGCGTCCTGA
- a CDS encoding manganese efflux pump MntP family protein, protein MSLLTLLLTALGVSADAFAVSVGKGLHLRRLVWKPALQLAITFGAFQALMPVLGWLLASSFASEVEAFDHWIAFGLLVAIGAKMVWESRSADDDEDGDEVPDADVSIGTRELLVLGIATSIDALAVGVSFAFLQVDIVLAVVVIGVVTFAASLLGYRLGHHAGEHLRSWAELAGGLVLIGIGTKILIEHLAAAA, encoded by the coding sequence TTGTCACTGCTCACCCTTCTGCTCACCGCCCTCGGTGTCTCCGCCGACGCCTTCGCCGTCTCCGTCGGCAAGGGCCTGCACCTGCGTCGACTCGTCTGGAAGCCCGCGCTCCAGCTCGCGATCACCTTCGGTGCGTTCCAGGCGCTCATGCCCGTGCTCGGGTGGCTGCTCGCGTCATCGTTCGCGTCCGAGGTCGAGGCCTTCGATCATTGGATCGCCTTCGGCCTGCTGGTCGCGATCGGCGCGAAGATGGTGTGGGAGTCGCGATCCGCAGACGACGACGAGGACGGCGACGAGGTTCCCGACGCTGACGTGAGCATCGGAACCCGGGAGCTGCTGGTACTCGGCATCGCGACGAGCATCGACGCCCTGGCGGTCGGCGTCTCGTTCGCCTTCCTGCAGGTCGACATCGTCCTCGCGGTCGTGGTGATCGGCGTGGTGACCTTCGCCGCATCGCTGCTGGGCTATCGGCTGGGCCATCACGCGGGCGAGCACCTGCGCTCATGGGCGGAGCTCGCCGGCGGCCTGGTGCTGATCGGCATCGGCACCAAGATCCTCATCGAGCACCTCGCCGCCGCGGCCTGA
- a CDS encoding peptidylprolyl isomerase — MIATLQTTAGDIRIELFPNHAPNTVANFVGLATGEKEWKDPKTGQASNEPFYDGLIFHRVIDGFMIQGGCPLGTGTGGPGYTFDDEPHPELTFSEPYLLAMANAGKRVNPITGKPAGTNGSQFFITVTNPDWLNGKHTIFGKVVDDESKAIVDKIATTATGPGDRPVEDVTITSVSISE, encoded by the coding sequence ATGATTGCAACGCTCCAGACCACGGCCGGTGACATCCGCATCGAGCTGTTCCCGAACCACGCCCCGAACACGGTGGCGAACTTCGTCGGCCTCGCGACCGGCGAGAAGGAGTGGAAGGACCCCAAGACGGGTCAGGCCAGCAACGAGCCCTTCTACGACGGCCTCATCTTCCACCGCGTGATCGACGGCTTCATGATCCAGGGTGGCTGCCCGCTCGGCACCGGCACCGGCGGCCCGGGCTACACCTTCGATGACGAGCCGCACCCCGAGCTCACGTTCTCCGAGCCCTACCTGCTCGCGATGGCGAACGCCGGCAAGCGCGTCAACCCCATCACCGGCAAGCCCGCGGGCACCAACGGCTCGCAGTTCTTCATCACGGTGACGAACCCCGACTGGCTCAACGGCAAGCACACCATCTTCGGCAAGGTCGTCGACGACGAGTCGAAGGCCATCGTGGACAAGATCGCCACCACGGCGACCGGCCCCGGCGACCGTCCGGTCGAGGACGTGACGATCACGTCCGTCTCCATCTCCGAGTAG
- a CDS encoding rhomboid family intramembrane serine protease: MTASGGGTAMEPVCPRHPDRVSYVSCQRCGRPTCPECQTPAPVGIICVDCAREAQRQSRSVVNRLGFTSAFGKPYVTFTIIGLNIVAYLYGTLILGGGLSDLIYGVNGGDPWPVRWGLWPEIDGQLGGLGEEWYRWITSGFLHFSLLHIGMNMLVLFQFGTQLEPIMGRARFAALYVISLLGGSLAVELLASSGVHGGASGAIFGLFAAYAVVLYKLRMNYQSVVTTGGLWLVLGFIVPGLSWQAHLGGAIAGALTMLAMLHWVKSPQRARR; encoded by the coding sequence ATGACCGCGTCGGGTGGCGGGACCGCCATGGAACCCGTGTGCCCCCGCCACCCCGACCGCGTCTCCTACGTCTCCTGCCAACGCTGCGGGAGGCCCACCTGCCCCGAGTGCCAGACCCCGGCCCCGGTCGGCATCATCTGCGTGGACTGCGCGCGCGAGGCGCAGCGCCAGTCCCGCTCGGTCGTGAACCGCCTCGGCTTCACGAGCGCGTTCGGCAAGCCCTATGTCACGTTCACGATCATCGGGCTCAACATCGTGGCCTACCTGTACGGCACCCTGATCCTCGGGGGTGGACTGTCCGACCTCATCTACGGGGTCAACGGCGGTGACCCTTGGCCGGTTCGATGGGGTCTCTGGCCCGAGATCGACGGTCAGCTCGGCGGGTTGGGCGAGGAGTGGTACCGATGGATCACCTCGGGGTTCCTTCACTTCAGCCTTCTCCACATCGGCATGAACATGCTGGTGCTGTTCCAGTTCGGCACGCAGCTCGAACCGATCATGGGGCGCGCCCGATTCGCGGCGCTGTATGTCATCTCCCTGCTCGGCGGCTCGCTCGCCGTGGAGCTGCTCGCGAGCTCGGGTGTCCACGGCGGAGCCTCGGGGGCCATCTTCGGGCTGTTCGCCGCGTATGCCGTCGTCCTGTACAAGCTCAGGATGAACTACCAGTCGGTGGTCACCACGGGTGGCCTGTGGCTCGTGCTGGGCTTCATCGTCCCTGGTCTGTCATGGCAGGCGCACCTCGGCGGCGCGATCGCCGGCGCTTTGACGATGCTCGCGATGCTGCACTGGGTGAAGAGCCCGCAGCGCGCCCGACGCTGA
- a CDS encoding cell division protein CrgA — protein sequence MARAKKNDRETFKAPRNLGKAQSENPKWLIPTIITLLVIGLAWITVHYITQGAYPVPIYNWNVLVGFSFFAVAMGLLTRWK from the coding sequence GTGGCACGAGCCAAGAAGAACGACCGCGAGACCTTCAAGGCCCCTCGCAACCTGGGCAAGGCGCAGTCCGAGAACCCCAAGTGGCTGATCCCGACGATCATCACGCTGCTGGTCATCGGGCTCGCGTGGATCACGGTGCACTACATCACCCAGGGTGCGTACCCGGTGCCGATCTACAACTGGAACGTGCTGGTGGGCTTCAGCTTCTTCGCGGTCGCGATGGGCCTGCTGACGCGCTGGAAGTAG
- a CDS encoding class E sortase translates to MSQHPTATATPPHGTESPRHGRRGMRVFDRVLGITGELLIAAGVLLGLFVVWQLFYTDVQADRVQDAIIEEFVDEVGSVTASGGEAEDGVGLDVTETIPEEYQFTDDPPEMEEPAHAEVFGLMYVPRWGEDYVKPIAQGTDKPTVLNVIGIGHYEGTAMPGGWGNFSVAAHRTTYGKPFSDIDQLEIGDAVVIETEDAWFVYEVTDHEIVLPTAVEVIAPVPDQPGMEADGRYLTMTTCHPRFSAAQRWVVHGELLYWAPTGHGVPAELVEEVS, encoded by the coding sequence ATGTCGCAGCACCCCACTGCCACGGCCACCCCGCCGCACGGCACCGAGTCCCCACGCCACGGTCGTCGAGGCATGCGCGTGTTCGACCGGGTCCTGGGGATCACGGGCGAGCTGCTGATCGCGGCGGGAGTGCTGCTGGGCCTCTTCGTCGTCTGGCAGCTGTTCTATACGGACGTGCAGGCGGACCGCGTCCAGGACGCGATCATCGAGGAGTTCGTCGACGAGGTCGGCTCGGTGACCGCGAGCGGAGGGGAGGCCGAGGACGGCGTCGGGCTCGACGTCACCGAGACGATCCCCGAGGAGTACCAGTTCACGGACGATCCTCCCGAGATGGAGGAGCCCGCGCATGCCGAGGTGTTCGGCCTCATGTACGTGCCGCGCTGGGGCGAGGACTACGTCAAGCCGATCGCGCAGGGCACCGACAAGCCGACCGTGCTCAACGTGATCGGCATCGGCCACTACGAGGGCACCGCGATGCCGGGCGGGTGGGGCAACTTCTCCGTCGCCGCGCACCGCACCACGTACGGCAAGCCCTTCAGCGACATCGACCAGCTCGAGATCGGGGACGCGGTCGTCATCGAGACCGAGGATGCCTGGTTCGTCTACGAGGTCACGGACCACGAGATCGTGCTGCCGACCGCGGTCGAGGTGATCGCGCCCGTGCCTGACCAGCCCGGCATGGAGGCCGACGGCCGGTACCTCACGATGACGACGTGTCACCCGAGGTTCTCCGCAGCCCAGCGCTGGGTCGTGCACGGCGAGCTGCTGTACTGGGCGCCCACGGGGCACGGCGTGCCCGCCGAGCTCGTCGAGGAGGTCTCATGA